DNA from Solanum stenotomum isolate F172 chromosome 3, ASM1918654v1, whole genome shotgun sequence:
GAAAAACATCTTTAGACAATAAATTAGACATAAGGATCCATGCCATTACAACACATTCCATTTTTACATTCAAAAGCTAATTCTACTGCCCATGTAGCTCTTATCATCGCACAAAAAGCTTATCATCTCCACCCTTAACTGCTCCCTGAAGCTGATCCATTAACATATGTGCCACTGATTTGTATCCCATCTTTCTAGCTGTTTTGTTCAAAGATCCAACAAGAAATTAGACAAATTCTCAGAGCAAACTATTAAAACAACAGATACGAACGAACGAAAAAAACCTCAAGTGAAACTAGTGATGACATACAAACCTTTAAATGTGTTCACAGTTAGAGCTATTTTTCGCTTCTTTAGGCACAATAACCTAGAAAAACACGAGTAAGATATTGATCTATATGCAAGAAAAAGCCAAATGAAATTTGCCAGTATCAATATCAAAAGAAGTTGACTTCACAATCACCTAGGCCTGTTTTATATAACCACTACGTACCGGTTACAGAACCAATACGGATTGATGCCTTTTTCTTCAGTGCAATGAGGGCATATCCATTCTTTGTTAGCTCTCACCTCCTCCAGTTCTATCACATATTTGCACGGTATTAGTACTTATCGACATTCATAAATGAGAAAGCAAAGATCAATTTCACAGAATTCCCATTGTTAGGCCTTAAATTAAACAGAACAAAAGAGTAATGGTTAGTGAGTCAGGGCAAATGCTTTATGCTTTGACTTTTAGTTTCTAAAATGCATATCTATTGCCTCACCTTCACCATATCGATTCTTAAGACATTCTCGGCAAAGAAAACCATTGCTAGAATGACAAATTGAACAATCCGTCATGCCTGTATGGGAAATTTTAGACTCATCAGTATGCCAGCAAATTAGTTTACGGAAAGGAAAAGTGCTTTGTATGACCAACCTAAACAAGGTTGATCCATGTCCAAATCACCACAACGTTTACAATCTTCGTCATCACAAAATTTCTTTTCCCTGCATTAGCATTCACAAATTATCATTTTCAACTGATAAGAGAGTGACAAAATACCAGTGGCACACAAGCACAAGCTTATAGGTAAATGGTGATAGATGTGCGAGTTAGGCCAAACTTGGGCAGGTCAAAATGTCAAAGTCACAATCCAACCCGCATAAAGTTTCCTTGGTTCAGAACAGGTTGGACTAAGATGCGTCAAATAACATCGTCATAACACAACCTAATCTCCTCTCCTTTTGTATTTTGATTATTGAAAAATGTGAAAACTAATATATTCTTCTTAAACTATTAGCTCAAGTCCATTCATTCCACTCtccaaatttgattttgtatgtATATGTTTGGGGATGTATTATATGACCCCTTTTGATCTAATAGTTTGATGGGTAATCAAGTTCATTCCATTAGGTCAACACAACC
Protein-coding regions in this window:
- the LOC125858436 gene encoding uncharacterized protein LOC125858436 isoform X2 → MGRLRVKPNYEELRNARILENQARFASLGLQNILGELRTKPEKRKHNKVDYSSAPLRRSNRLKGDSAPSSKKGDDGTKERLHQEALVQRSNRLRVGVCCHSCMEKKFCDDEDCKRCGDLDMDQPCLELEEVRANKEWICPHCTEEKGINPYWFCNRLLCLKKRKIALTVNTFKARKMGYKSVAHMLMDQLQGAVKGGDDKLFVR
- the LOC125858436 gene encoding uncharacterized protein LOC125858436 isoform X1 translates to MGRLRVKPNYEELRNARILENQARFASLGLQNILGELRTKPEKRKHNKVDYSSAPLRRSNRLKGDSAPSSKKGDDGTKERLHQEALVQRSNRLRVGVCCHSCMEKKFCDDEDCKRCGDLDMDQPCLGMTDCSICHSSNGFLCRECLKNRYGEELEEVRANKEWICPHCTEEKGINPYWFCNRLLCLKKRKIALTVNTFKARKMGYKSVAHMLMDQLQGAVKGGDDKLFVR